One stretch of Leadbetterella byssophila DSM 17132 DNA includes these proteins:
- a CDS encoding S-adenosylmethionine:tRNA ribosyltransferase-isomerase, which translates to MKIDIKEYTYPLIEEQIARFPHSPRDESKLLVYKDGQISHQIFKQIGDFLPDGAHLVLNDTKVIPARLYFTRQTGALIEIFLLNPLQPSTVLPIVMDETREVVWHCVIGNKKKWKADEVLEGKFTLEGRSYKLWAKQGEDNAVALTWEGDWAFSKVVEAYGNIPLPPYLKRESQESDLTDYQTVYSEHEGAVAAPTAGLHFTDAVFQDLEGRGVKKSFVTLHVGAGTFMPVKEENALNHPMHSEQIIVSRQFLNEILAQEDFIIPVGTTSMRSLESMYWWGVKLIKGEDQPFSIEKLYPYQDHPPITARESFEALLKEMGDEGQLVGNTEIMIFPSYTFRVCKGLITNFHQPTSTLLLLVAALVGEETWRKIYAEAGQQGYRFLSFGDSSLLLP; encoded by the coding sequence ATGAAGATTGATATTAAGGAATATACCTATCCTCTTATTGAGGAACAGATTGCCAGATTCCCCCATTCTCCCAGAGATGAGTCTAAGCTTCTGGTCTACAAAGATGGGCAAATATCGCATCAGATATTTAAACAAATAGGCGATTTTCTTCCTGATGGAGCTCATTTGGTACTTAATGATACCAAAGTGATTCCCGCTCGTTTGTACTTTACCCGACAAACCGGAGCTTTGATTGAAATCTTCCTACTAAACCCTTTACAGCCTAGTACCGTACTACCTATCGTCATGGACGAAACCAGGGAAGTGGTTTGGCATTGTGTCATAGGTAACAAAAAGAAGTGGAAAGCAGATGAAGTCCTAGAAGGTAAGTTTACCTTAGAAGGAAGGTCATATAAGTTATGGGCAAAGCAGGGGGAAGATAATGCAGTTGCTCTGACTTGGGAAGGGGACTGGGCGTTCTCCAAAGTAGTGGAAGCTTATGGAAATATCCCTTTGCCTCCTTATTTAAAAAGAGAATCTCAGGAGTCTGATTTGACGGATTATCAGACCGTCTATTCTGAACATGAAGGGGCTGTGGCTGCACCTACCGCAGGGCTTCATTTTACAGACGCAGTTTTCCAGGATTTAGAAGGAAGAGGGGTAAAAAAGAGTTTTGTAACGTTACATGTGGGAGCGGGAACATTTATGCCTGTGAAAGAGGAAAATGCCCTCAATCACCCCATGCATTCGGAACAAATCATTGTAAGCAGGCAATTCTTGAACGAGATTCTAGCTCAAGAGGATTTCATCATTCCTGTGGGTACCACCTCTATGCGAAGCTTAGAAAGTATGTATTGGTGGGGAGTCAAGCTCATCAAAGGAGAAGATCAGCCGTTTTCTATTGAAAAGCTCTATCCCTATCAAGATCATCCGCCTATTACCGCAAGAGAATCATTTGAGGCCTTGCTGAAGGAAATGGGAGATGAGGGACAGTTGGTAGGGAATACAGAAATCATGATCTTTCCTTCCTACACTTTTAGGGTTTGTAAGGGTTTGATCACGAATTTTCACCAACCTACATCTACTTTACTTTTATTGGTAGCAGCTTTGGTAGGAGAAGAAACTTGGAGAAAGATCTATGCGGAAGCTGGTCAACAAGGGTATAGATTTCTTAGTTTTGGTGATTCTAGTTTATTACTACCATGA
- a CDS encoding M3 family metallopeptidase, whose translation MKKIIISILFMTQTLWAQDNPFLKPYLTPYEVPPFDQIKVEHYKPAFLEGMKIQKAEMEAIANSTAKPTFENTILAMENSGELLTKVSTVFSNLTSANTNKEMQALSQELAPLLAKHSDDINLNEKLFKRVEQVWNQKENLNAEQKRLLELKYKAFVRSGARLSAADKEKLRELNGRLSMLGVKFGNNILTETNAFELVLEKPEELAGLPDALIESAATLAKAKGKEGKYIFTLQNASVMPFLQYSSRRDLRFKIWNAYQLRANNDNEADNKENALQLANLRNEKARLLGYANHAAYSLEQTMAKTPEKVYELLQQLWAPALSNAKIEEADILKMMESEGVAGPVQPYDWRYYTEKIRKQRFDLDEQEIKPYFSLENVRSGIFAVTEKLYGLKFEALNNVPKYHEDVTVWKVTEKDGTEVGLLYMDMHPRASKRGGAWMTSYRPQTMKGGKRISPVISIVCNFTPPTADAPALLTFDEVTTFFHEFGHALHGLLSNVNYKSMAGTSVSRDFVELPSQIMENWAAEPAVLKMYARHYKTGELIPDELIKKLEQSATFDQGFATVEYLAASLLDMDYHTQAGDIAIDVNAFEKQSMQKIGLISSIIPRYRTTYFQHIFSGGYSAGYYSYIWSGVLDTDAFSVFKSTDLFHPEKAKSFRKNILEKGNTEDPMELYKRFRGSEPKIDALLKKRGLMPRS comes from the coding sequence ATGAAGAAGATTATTATATCCATTCTATTTATGACACAAACTCTTTGGGCGCAAGACAATCCCTTTTTGAAGCCCTATTTAACACCTTATGAGGTTCCTCCATTTGATCAAATCAAGGTGGAGCATTATAAACCTGCTTTCCTGGAAGGAATGAAGATTCAGAAAGCTGAAATGGAGGCTATCGCAAATTCTACGGCTAAACCTACCTTTGAGAATACCATTTTGGCTATGGAAAATTCGGGTGAATTACTTACAAAAGTTTCGACCGTATTCTCCAATTTGACCTCAGCCAATACCAACAAAGAGATGCAGGCCTTGTCTCAAGAATTAGCTCCTCTTCTGGCCAAGCATTCAGACGATATTAACTTGAATGAGAAATTATTCAAACGTGTAGAACAGGTCTGGAATCAGAAAGAAAATTTGAATGCTGAGCAAAAAAGGCTTTTGGAACTCAAATATAAAGCTTTTGTGCGTTCTGGAGCACGCCTTAGTGCAGCAGATAAAGAGAAGCTTCGTGAGCTGAATGGAAGGCTTTCCATGTTGGGAGTTAAGTTTGGTAACAATATTCTTACAGAAACCAATGCATTTGAACTAGTCCTAGAAAAACCGGAAGAACTAGCAGGTTTACCCGATGCCCTCATTGAAAGTGCTGCAACTTTAGCGAAGGCGAAAGGGAAAGAAGGGAAGTATATTTTCACTCTGCAGAATGCCAGTGTAATGCCATTTCTACAATACTCCTCCAGAAGGGATTTGAGATTTAAGATTTGGAATGCTTACCAACTCAGAGCAAATAATGACAATGAAGCTGATAATAAGGAAAATGCACTTCAATTGGCCAATTTAAGGAATGAAAAAGCCCGTCTGCTTGGGTACGCAAACCACGCTGCCTATAGTTTGGAGCAGACCATGGCTAAAACTCCTGAAAAGGTGTACGAGTTGTTGCAGCAATTATGGGCTCCGGCATTAAGTAACGCTAAAATTGAAGAGGCAGATATCCTAAAAATGATGGAATCTGAAGGAGTGGCAGGACCGGTGCAGCCGTACGACTGGAGGTATTACACAGAAAAGATCCGTAAGCAAAGATTTGATTTAGATGAGCAGGAAATTAAACCCTACTTCTCTTTGGAAAATGTGCGTTCCGGAATTTTTGCTGTAACCGAAAAGCTGTACGGTTTAAAATTTGAAGCTTTAAATAATGTGCCAAAATACCATGAAGATGTTACCGTTTGGAAGGTGACAGAAAAGGATGGTACAGAAGTGGGCCTATTGTACATGGATATGCATCCACGGGCTAGCAAGAGGGGAGGGGCCTGGATGACATCTTATCGTCCACAAACTATGAAAGGGGGTAAAAGAATATCACCGGTGATATCTATAGTATGTAACTTTACCCCGCCTACAGCAGATGCTCCTGCCTTGTTGACCTTCGACGAAGTTACAACCTTCTTCCATGAGTTTGGACATGCTTTACATGGTTTATTATCTAATGTAAATTATAAGAGCATGGCCGGTACTTCGGTTTCAAGGGACTTTGTAGAACTACCTTCACAGATCATGGAAAACTGGGCAGCTGAACCTGCAGTTTTGAAGATGTATGCACGTCACTACAAAACAGGGGAATTGATTCCTGATGAATTGATCAAGAAGTTAGAACAAAGTGCTACGTTTGACCAAGGTTTTGCCACTGTGGAATATTTGGCTGCTTCGTTACTTGACATGGATTATCATACTCAAGCAGGGGACATTGCTATTGATGTAAATGCATTTGAAAAGCAATCCATGCAGAAGATAGGGCTTATTTCATCCATTATACCTAGATATAGGACTACCTATTTTCAACATATCTTCTCTGGAGGTTATTCTGCCGGATACTATAGTTATATCTGGTCAGGAGTATTGGATACAGATGCTTTTTCGGTGTTCAAAAGCACAGATCTTTTCCATCCTGAGAAGGCAAAATCCTTCCGCAAGAATATATTGGAGAAAGGAA